Genomic segment of Actinomycetota bacterium:
AGGCCGGGCTGTCGCAGGCGCTGGGGAAGCGCTACCTCGAGCTGCTCCTCCGCCGCCTGCACGAGGCGCTCGACCGCGAGACCGAGCCGGCCGGGCGGCTCTCCGCGACGATCGACGCGTACCTGGAGCTCGTCGAGAAGGAACCCGAGATCTACCGCTTCGTGATCCAGGAAACGATCGCCGAGCTCGCGACGACGATCGCCGAACGGCGGCAGGGAGGCGCAGCCGCGTCCAGCTTCCTGCGCGGCGTCGCCGCCGAGGTGACTCACCTGCTGCGCGCGGAGGCCGAACGCTTCGGTGTCGACGTCGAGTACGCCGAGGAGTGGGCGCACGGGATCGTCGGCATGGTGCATCTGGCCGGGGACCGCTGGCTCGAGCGCCGCACCATGCCACGCGCGAAGCTCGTCGAGTCCCTCACGACGCTTCTCCTCGGTGGGCTGAATTCGCTCGCCGTCCCCCAGCCGGACGCCCGCGATTAGCTCGCATGAGCATCGAGCCTCGCGTCATCGCGATCGGGCTTGGGTTCCCCGAAGGGCCGGTATTCCTCGGGAACGGGGAGGTCGCGGTTACCGAGATCCGCGGGCAGTGCGTCACGCGATGCTCGGAAGGCGCGAAGACCCTCGTCGCGGAAACCGGCGGGGGAGCCAACGGCGCGACGCTCGGCTCCGACGGCGACCTGTGGGTCGCGAACAACGGGGGACTGAGCTTGGGGCCCGGCGGCTACTGGCACGCGCCC
This window contains:
- a CDS encoding TetR/AcrR family transcriptional regulator produces the protein MSLSSTDTTRTSRKEARREELLDAADRAIRKEGPAVSMDEIAAEAGVTKPILYRHFGDKAGLSQALGKRYLELLLRRLHEALDRETEPAGRLSATIDAYLELVEKEPEIYRFVIQETIAELATTIAERRQGGAAASSFLRGVAAEVTHLLRAEAERFGVDVEYAEEWAHGIVGMVHLAGDRWLERRTMPRAKLVESLTTLLLGGLNSLAVPQPDARD